One genomic window of Micromonospora sp. WMMD1128 includes the following:
- a CDS encoding HAD hydrolase-like protein, translated as MTRTRRHLVWDWNGTLLDDLDLVVRATNVAFASAGGRAVSADEHRVRFRRPIADYYAEMLGRAVDDEAFGALDRIFHDAYRAGLTSCALAADATAAIAAWPGSQSLLSMWFHDELVPTVHTYGLTPHFRRVDGLRAAVGGGHKAQWLEKHLAELGLDGRDVVLIGDSLDDADAATAVGGAAVLYTGGISDPATLRASGHPVADTLTAAVRMARALP; from the coding sequence GTGACGAGGACGCGTCGCCACCTGGTGTGGGACTGGAACGGCACCCTGCTCGACGACCTCGACCTGGTGGTGCGGGCCACGAACGTGGCATTCGCCAGCGCCGGCGGCCGGGCGGTCAGCGCCGACGAGCACCGGGTGCGGTTCCGCCGGCCGATCGCCGACTACTACGCCGAGATGCTCGGCCGGGCCGTCGACGACGAGGCGTTCGGCGCGCTCGACCGGATCTTCCACGACGCCTACCGGGCCGGGTTGACCAGCTGCGCGCTGGCCGCCGACGCCACCGCCGCGATCGCCGCCTGGCCGGGCAGCCAGTCGTTGCTGTCCATGTGGTTCCACGACGAGTTGGTGCCCACCGTGCACACGTACGGGCTGACCCCGCACTTCCGCCGCGTGGACGGGCTGCGCGCCGCGGTCGGCGGCGGGCACAAGGCGCAGTGGCTGGAGAAGCACCTCGCGGAGCTGGGGCTCGACGGTCGGGACGTGGTGCTGATCGGTGACTCGCTCGACGACGCGGACGCGGCGACCGCGGTCGGCGGCGCCGCGGTCCTCTACACCGGTGGCATCTCCGACCCGGCCACGCTGCGCGCCAGCGGCCACCCGGTGGCCGACACCCTCACCGCGGCGGTACGGATGGCCCGCGCCCTGCCCTGA
- a CDS encoding response regulator transcription factor, with product MRVVIADDAVLLREGLIRLLTEFGHEVVAAVGDGDALVEAVVTHRPDVSVVDVRMPPSHTDEGLRAAVEARRRVPGTPVLVLSQYVEVSYADDLLDTAGRAGGGIGYLLKDRVAAIDEFLDGLARVAGGGTVLDPEVISQLLVRRRRDDPLAALTPREREVLALMAEGRSNTAIARALVVSDGAVEKHVRNIFTKLDLPPDATTHHRRVLAVLAHLRA from the coding sequence ATGCGGGTGGTGATCGCGGACGACGCCGTACTGCTCCGGGAGGGGCTGATCCGGCTGCTCACCGAGTTCGGGCACGAGGTGGTGGCCGCCGTCGGCGACGGGGACGCCCTGGTCGAGGCCGTGGTCACACACCGGCCGGACGTCTCGGTGGTGGACGTGCGGATGCCGCCGTCGCACACCGACGAGGGACTGCGCGCGGCGGTGGAGGCCCGCCGTCGGGTGCCGGGCACGCCGGTCCTGGTGTTGTCCCAGTACGTCGAGGTGTCGTACGCCGACGACCTGCTGGACACCGCGGGCCGCGCCGGGGGCGGGATCGGCTACCTGCTCAAGGACCGGGTGGCCGCGATCGACGAGTTCCTGGACGGGCTGGCCCGGGTGGCCGGCGGGGGCACGGTGCTCGATCCGGAGGTGATCAGTCAGCTCCTGGTGCGGCGCCGGCGGGACGACCCGCTCGCGGCGCTGACCCCGCGCGAGCGCGAGGTGCTGGCGCTGATGGCCGAGGGCCGTTCCAACACCGCCATCGCCCGCGCCCTGGTGGTCAGCGACGGCGCGGTCGAGAAGCACGTGCGCAACATCTTCACCAAGCTCGACCTGCCCCCGGACGCCACCACCCACCACCGCCGGGTGCTCGCGGTCCTGGCCCACCTGCGCGCCTGA
- a CDS encoding glutaredoxin family protein has protein sequence MSTDPRLILITRPGCHLCEDAKAALDRVVAVTGDRWVEKDVTGDVEMERDYGDRLPVVLLDGKEHGYWRVEEDRLLRDLTTPQL, from the coding sequence ATGTCAACCGACCCGCGGCTCATCCTGATCACCCGGCCCGGCTGCCACCTCTGCGAGGACGCCAAGGCCGCGCTCGACCGGGTGGTGGCGGTCACCGGCGATCGCTGGGTGGAGAAGGACGTGACAGGCGACGTCGAGATGGAGCGTGACTACGGCGACCGGCTGCCGGTGGTGCTGCTCGACGGCAAGGAGCACGGATACTGGCGGGTCGAGGAGGACCGGCTGCTGCGGGACCTGACCACCCCGCAGCTCTGA
- a CDS encoding sensor histidine kinase yields MTAMPSAAAPAPSSPVRGLLRQLGNDTGYVIFSLPFAIVGFVLVIAGISLTAGLLVTTLGLPVLAGLLYAARGLADLERLRLPGVLGRPRVRPVYLVPGRGARFWRRVFTPMRDPQSWLDLLHAFLRFPVTLPTFVIMVVWWAVALAGPFYGLYDWSIPRGPDDQHLSYFLGMGDGAGARIALNTAIGLFALFTLPLVARGLARIQAGLAYSLLTGVAEMRQRIITLEEQKRAAASAEAVALRRLERDIHDGPQQRLVRLAMDLGRARHQLAADPEAARRTLDEAVAQTRETLDELRALSRGIAPPILVDRGLPSALAALAARALVPTELLVDDELGRAGGRLDPGLESTAYFVVAEALTNVAKHSRATACRVEVTRKVGRLEITVTDDGIGGAHLAKGHGLSGIDDRVRAAGGTLEVASPAGGPTWVHAELPR; encoded by the coding sequence ATGACCGCCATGCCGTCGGCCGCCGCGCCCGCCCCCTCGTCGCCCGTCCGGGGCCTGCTCCGCCAGCTCGGGAACGACACCGGGTACGTGATCTTCAGCCTTCCGTTCGCGATTGTCGGCTTCGTGCTCGTCATCGCGGGGATCTCGCTCACCGCCGGGCTGCTGGTCACCACGCTCGGCCTGCCGGTCCTCGCGGGCCTGCTGTACGCGGCCCGCGGGCTGGCCGACCTCGAACGGCTCCGGCTCCCCGGCGTGCTCGGCCGACCCCGGGTCCGCCCGGTCTACCTGGTGCCCGGCCGTGGCGCCCGGTTCTGGCGGCGGGTATTCACCCCGATGCGTGACCCGCAGTCCTGGCTCGACCTGCTGCACGCGTTCCTCCGGTTCCCGGTGACCCTGCCCACGTTCGTGATCATGGTGGTGTGGTGGGCGGTGGCGCTGGCCGGCCCGTTCTACGGCCTGTACGACTGGTCCATCCCGCGCGGGCCGGACGACCAGCACCTGAGCTATTTCCTCGGGATGGGTGACGGGGCCGGTGCGCGGATCGCACTGAACACCGCGATCGGGCTGTTCGCGCTCTTCACCCTCCCCCTGGTCGCCCGCGGGCTGGCCCGGATCCAGGCCGGCCTGGCGTACTCCCTGCTCACCGGCGTGGCCGAGATGCGGCAGCGGATCATCACGCTGGAGGAGCAGAAGCGGGCCGCCGCCTCGGCCGAAGCGGTCGCCCTGCGCCGGTTGGAGCGCGACATCCACGACGGGCCGCAGCAGCGCCTGGTCCGACTCGCCATGGACCTGGGCCGGGCCCGCCACCAGCTCGCCGCCGACCCGGAGGCGGCCCGGCGCACCCTGGACGAGGCGGTCGCCCAGACCCGGGAGACGCTCGACGAGCTGCGTGCCCTCTCCCGCGGCATCGCGCCGCCGATCCTGGTCGACCGGGGGCTGCCGAGCGCGCTCGCCGCGCTCGCCGCCCGCGCCCTGGTGCCGACCGAGCTGCTCGTCGACGACGAGTTGGGTCGGGCCGGCGGCCGGCTCGACCCGGGTCTGGAGAGCACCGCGTACTTCGTGGTGGCCGAGGCGTTGACGAACGTCGCGAAGCACAGCCGGGCCACCGCCTGCCGGGTGGAGGTGACCCGGAAGGTGGGCCGGCTGGAGATCACCGTCACCGACGACGGGATCGGCGGCGCCCACCTGGCCAAGGGGCACGGGCTCAGCGGCATCGACGACCGGGTGCGGGCCGCCGGCGGCACCCTGGAGGTGGCCAGTCCGGCCGGCGGGCCGACGTGGGTCCACGCGGAACTGCCCCGGTGA